A genomic window from Streptomyces brevispora includes:
- a CDS encoding superinfection immunity protein: protein MDIVVTGLIALIGLVVYLLPSLVAFNRGTDNRWLVLVINVIFGATFLGWVLALVLALRKPKVPSTA from the coding sequence ATGGACATCGTGGTGACTGGGCTGATCGCCCTGATAGGCCTTGTGGTCTACCTCCTTCCGTCGCTGGTCGCGTTCAACCGAGGGACGGACAACAGATGGCTCGTCCTGGTCATCAACGTGATCTTCGGCGCAACGTTCCTGGGCTGGGTTCTGGCCCTCGTCCTGGCCCTGCGTAAGCCCAAGGTGCCGTCCACGGCGTGA
- a CDS encoding RNA polymerase sigma factor: MDPDHNDRDRDSDAQLTHAASDAATFTPLVEKYSPALHGYFARRVPGAADDLLAEAWLQAFAARRTFDASRGSARGWLFGVARNVLAGHFRRTGRDATAPAAAASDPWQAVDQRLDAAALAPALREALADLPAEERELMLLVAWEQLTPTEAAAAVGIPAGTARSRLHRARGRLRERLAPPRPASRQLTVTGDLT; encoded by the coding sequence GTGGACCCGGATCACAACGACCGCGACCGCGACAGCGACGCCCAGTTGACACACGCGGCGAGTGACGCGGCGACGTTCACACCATTGGTGGAGAAGTATTCGCCCGCGCTGCACGGCTACTTCGCCCGGCGCGTCCCCGGCGCCGCCGATGACCTGCTGGCCGAGGCGTGGCTGCAGGCGTTCGCCGCGCGGCGCACCTTCGACGCCTCACGCGGATCGGCCCGGGGCTGGCTCTTCGGGGTGGCCCGGAACGTACTGGCCGGGCACTTCCGACGCACCGGGCGGGACGCGACCGCGCCGGCTGCCGCCGCCAGCGACCCCTGGCAGGCGGTGGACCAGCGGCTGGACGCCGCCGCGCTGGCTCCCGCACTGCGTGAAGCGCTCGCCGATCTGCCCGCCGAGGAGCGGGAGTTGATGCTGCTCGTCGCGTGGGAGCAGCTGACGCCGACCGAAGCCGCCGCCGCTGTCGGCATCCCCGCCGGCACCGCCCGCTCCCGCCTGCACCGTGCACGGGGTCGGCTCCGCGAACGCCTCGCGCCACCCCGTCCGGCATCGCGGCAGCTGACGGTGACCGGAGACCTGACATGA
- a CDS encoding CU044_5270 family protein: MTERQDLLDFPGTEALQAAGHVELPSPQALAQAMVAVRAAAQDEAVVTPLRRRRLASGRRIVATAFVAAACAAGVVVYTNQGAGSPTAQAPQQAKTISAATFLTDTAAVAAAGPMPSGQYWKMHMKVTYENGKSSTFDEYISRSGYHIVDGGQTFKKPASGWRLGSKTVDWNGLDQLPTDPAKLLEIMESSKEYAGQSAFLQASSLLAESPASPQLRAALFKALAGMNGVKLVGNVKDSAGREGTELAFNGISSSDRTIVDPKTSLLLEATQTSTKGHLGLIDRRTYLSVGPAEKIG, encoded by the coding sequence ATGACCGAGCGACAGGATCTTCTCGACTTCCCCGGCACCGAGGCGCTCCAGGCCGCGGGCCACGTAGAGCTCCCCTCCCCGCAGGCGCTCGCCCAGGCCATGGTGGCGGTCCGGGCGGCTGCGCAGGACGAGGCGGTGGTGACCCCGCTCCGTCGCCGCCGCCTCGCGTCCGGCCGGCGGATCGTAGCGACGGCCTTCGTGGCGGCCGCCTGCGCGGCCGGCGTCGTGGTGTACACGAACCAGGGCGCGGGATCGCCGACGGCACAGGCCCCGCAGCAGGCCAAGACCATCAGTGCCGCAACCTTCCTGACCGACACCGCCGCAGTGGCCGCAGCCGGGCCGATGCCGTCCGGGCAGTACTGGAAGATGCACATGAAGGTGACGTACGAGAACGGCAAGTCCAGCACGTTCGACGAGTACATCTCGCGATCCGGGTACCACATCGTGGACGGCGGCCAGACCTTCAAGAAGCCCGCTTCCGGCTGGCGCCTCGGGTCGAAGACCGTCGACTGGAACGGCCTGGACCAGCTGCCCACAGACCCGGCGAAGCTGCTGGAGATCATGGAGAGTTCGAAGGAGTACGCAGGCCAGAGCGCCTTCCTCCAGGCGAGCAGCCTGCTCGCGGAGTCACCGGCGAGCCCGCAGCTGCGCGCCGCCCTGTTCAAGGCGCTGGCCGGGATGAACGGAGTCAAGCTCGTCGGCAATGTCAAGGACAGCGCCGGTCGCGAAGGTACGGAGCTGGCGTTCAACGGGATCTCGAGCAGCGACCGTACGATCGTCGACCCCAAGACGAGCCTGCTCCTGGAGGCGACGCAGACGTCGACCAAGGGGCACCTCGGCCTGATCGATCGCCGGACATACCTGTCCGTGGGGCCGGCCGAGAAGATCGGCTGA
- a CDS encoding DUF4097 family beta strand repeat-containing protein, with protein MALRTRTRARTRTRARTRTLIASGGAVLVALALTGCGSTDAVDAPVEHKSFAFSGKTLTIDTANTTLELVPADVKKVEVTRQVDGWVVLGNGPDPSWIMRDGTLTLKVKCEALISNCDSRHQVKVPRGVAVTVHGDNGRIVASGFDTPLDLRSDNGRVTVRDSSGPLKLGSDNGGIVAEGISGSSVTADSDNGAVRLGFTAVPTLVDTVSDNGEVVIELPGGSTSYAVSTEADNGNTSVEVPRSDDSPHVVRARSNNGEVTVRSAN; from the coding sequence GTGGCACTCCGCACCCGTACCCGCGCTCGCACCCGTACCCGCGCTCGCACCCGCACACTCATCGCGTCCGGCGGAGCGGTGCTTGTCGCCCTTGCTCTCACCGGTTGCGGCAGTACGGACGCCGTCGACGCACCGGTCGAGCACAAGTCGTTCGCGTTCAGTGGGAAGACGCTGACCATCGACACGGCCAATACGACGCTGGAGCTCGTACCGGCCGATGTGAAGAAGGTCGAGGTGACCCGGCAGGTCGACGGGTGGGTGGTGCTCGGGAACGGGCCCGATCCGAGCTGGATCATGCGGGACGGCACGCTGACGCTGAAGGTGAAGTGCGAGGCCTTGATCAGTAACTGTGACTCCAGGCATCAGGTGAAGGTGCCGCGCGGGGTGGCGGTCACCGTGCACGGGGACAACGGGAGGATCGTCGCGTCCGGGTTCGACACCCCGCTCGATCTGCGCTCCGACAACGGCAGGGTGACCGTGCGCGACTCCAGCGGGCCGCTGAAGCTGGGGAGCGACAACGGCGGCATCGTCGCCGAGGGGATCTCCGGTTCGTCCGTGACGGCCGACTCGGACAACGGTGCGGTGCGGCTGGGGTTCACGGCTGTGCCGACGCTGGTGGACACCGTCAGTGACAACGGCGAGGTCGTCATCGAACTGCCGGGCGGCAGTACGTCGTACGCGGTGAGCACCGAGGCCGACAACGGGAACACGTCGGTGGAGGTGCCGCGCAGTGACGACAGCCCTCATGTGGTGAGGGCCCGGAGCAACAACGGCGAAGTCACGGTGCGAAGCGCGAACTAA
- a CDS encoding DUF4383 domain-containing protein, whose translation MAAHILRPARRPAAHRRATRLDEHLPVDHRLSRVYRVGAGLMGLVLLAFGILGLIDKIGFFDTGGDTVAGLSTNGALSVLSICVGLLLFIGMVIGGNFASSLNMVLGIAFILSGFANLALLDTGMNFLAFQIQNVLFSFVAGLLLMLFGMYGRVSGGLPHDNPYWRTRHPEEAAHEERLGLRRSPEEMPVVPPSSGPRL comes from the coding sequence ATGGCCGCCCACATACTGCGTCCCGCCCGACGACCCGCAGCCCACCGCAGGGCCACCCGCCTCGATGAGCACCTGCCCGTCGACCACCGGCTCAGCCGCGTCTACCGGGTCGGGGCGGGGCTGATGGGTCTGGTGCTGCTGGCTTTCGGCATTCTCGGGCTGATCGACAAGATCGGCTTCTTCGACACCGGCGGTGACACCGTCGCGGGCCTCAGCACCAACGGCGCGCTCAGCGTGCTGTCGATCTGTGTCGGGCTGCTGCTGTTCATCGGGATGGTGATCGGCGGCAACTTCGCCTCGTCCCTCAACATGGTCCTCGGCATCGCCTTCATCCTCAGCGGCTTCGCGAACCTCGCGCTGCTGGACACCGGGATGAACTTCCTCGCCTTCCAGATCCAGAACGTGCTGTTCAGCTTCGTCGCCGGGCTGTTGCTGATGCTGTTCGGGATGTACGGACGCGTCAGCGGCGGGCTCCCCCACGACAACCCGTACTGGCGGACCCGCCATCCCGAGGAGGCCGCGCATGAGGAGCGCCTCGGTCTGCGGAGGTCGCCCGAGGAGATGCCCGTCGTCCCGCCGTCCTCCGGGCCGCGGTTGTAA
- a CDS encoding FmdB family zinc ribbon protein has protein sequence MPRYEYRCRSCGDTFELSRPMAESSAPASCPAGHEDTVKLLSAVAVGGAAGSPSAPSGGGGGGGCCGGGCCG, from the coding sequence ATGCCTCGTTACGAGTACCGCTGCCGCTCCTGCGGAGACACGTTCGAACTCAGCCGCCCGATGGCCGAGTCCTCCGCCCCGGCCTCCTGCCCCGCCGGGCATGAGGACACCGTGAAGCTGCTCTCCGCCGTCGCCGTGGGCGGCGCGGCCGGCTCCCCGTCCGCGCCGTCGGGCGGCGGTGGCGGTGGCGGTTGCTGCGGTGGGGGCTGCTGCGGCTGA
- a CDS encoding O-methyltransferase: MTKGNETKITDELYAYMLAHNPPLDPVQRELVETTYARLPEHAGMQSAEEQGPLLAFLVRLTGARHIVEVGTFTGFSALSMARAMPADGLLIACDVSEEWTAYGREAWEKAGVADRIDLRIAPALDTLRAMPAEPHIDFAYLDADKGNYIAYWEELVPRMRQGGVITSDNVLFHGRVTEPEATGAAAAIKEFNDHVSADPRMDSVLLTVSDGLTLSRKR, translated from the coding sequence ATGACCAAGGGAAACGAAACCAAGATCACGGACGAGCTGTACGCGTACATGCTGGCGCACAACCCGCCGCTGGACCCGGTGCAGCGAGAGCTCGTCGAGACCACGTACGCCCGGCTCCCCGAGCATGCGGGCATGCAGTCGGCCGAGGAACAGGGCCCGTTGCTGGCCTTCCTCGTCCGGCTGACCGGAGCCCGTCACATCGTGGAGGTCGGAACCTTCACCGGCTTCTCCGCCCTGTCGATGGCCCGGGCGATGCCTGCCGACGGACTGCTGATCGCCTGCGACGTCTCGGAGGAGTGGACGGCCTACGGGCGTGAGGCATGGGAGAAGGCAGGAGTCGCCGACCGGATCGACCTGCGGATCGCCCCCGCCCTGGACACCCTGCGAGCGATGCCCGCCGAACCGCACATCGACTTCGCCTACCTCGACGCGGACAAGGGCAACTACATCGCGTACTGGGAGGAACTGGTGCCCCGGATGCGTCAGGGCGGCGTCATCACCTCGGACAACGTGCTCTTCCATGGCCGCGTGACCGAGCCGGAGGCGACCGGCGCAGCGGCGGCCATCAAGGAGTTCAACGACCACGTGTCCGCCGACCCGCGCATGGACAGCGTGCTGCTCACGGTGTCGGACGGCCTGACGCTCTCGCGCAAGCGGTAG
- a CDS encoding HAD family hydrolase, with protein MTSPVTLVASDLDRTLIYSAAALQLPMPDAKAPRLLCVEVYDHKPLSYVTEEAAALLVELAGSTVFVPTTTRTREQYHRIHLPGPAARFAICANGGHILVDGESDPDWQRTVTRRLADECAPLAEVRAHLVSAADPAWLLKERVAEDLFAYLVVDRALLPSDWRQELAEWAEPRGWTVSLQGRKIYVVPRPLTKSAAMREVARRTGATLTLAAGDSLLDADLLLAADRGWRPGHGELADAHWSAPHVEETAERGVAAGEEILRRFLQASDPRRPV; from the coding sequence GTGACCTCCCCCGTCACACTGGTCGCCAGCGACCTCGACCGCACTCTCATCTACTCGGCGGCAGCCCTCCAGCTCCCGATGCCGGACGCGAAGGCCCCCCGGCTGCTCTGCGTCGAGGTGTACGACCACAAGCCGCTCTCGTACGTCACGGAGGAGGCCGCCGCACTGCTCGTCGAACTGGCCGGCTCCACGGTCTTCGTACCGACCACCACCCGGACCCGCGAGCAGTACCACCGCATCCATCTCCCGGGACCCGCGGCCCGGTTCGCGATCTGCGCCAACGGCGGACACATCCTCGTGGACGGCGAGTCCGACCCGGACTGGCAGCGGACGGTGACCCGCCGGCTGGCCGACGAGTGCGCCCCGCTCGCGGAGGTCCGCGCCCACCTCGTATCCGCCGCCGACCCCGCCTGGCTGCTCAAGGAGCGGGTCGCCGAGGACCTCTTCGCCTACCTCGTCGTCGACCGGGCACTGCTGCCTTCCGACTGGAGGCAGGAGCTGGCCGAGTGGGCGGAGCCGCGCGGCTGGACCGTCTCGCTCCAGGGCCGCAAGATCTACGTCGTACCGCGGCCGCTCACCAAGAGCGCGGCGATGCGCGAGGTCGCCCGTCGCACGGGCGCCACGCTCACGCTCGCCGCCGGTGACTCCCTCCTGGACGCCGACCTGCTGCTCGCCGCCGACCGCGGCTGGCGCCCCGGCCACGGCGAACTCGCCGACGCGCACTGGAGCGCCCCGCACGTGGAGGAGACCGCCGAGCGGGGCGTGGCCGCGGGCGAGGAGATCCTGCGGCGCTTCCTCCAGGCGTCGGACCCGCGCCGGCCCGTCTGA
- a CDS encoding phosphoribosyltransferase, giving the protein MSGRTATKETANVVWSGSWVAERLGVELVGDGELRELLGLALRRNPKRAHLLVSQVLGKHVPQHPSVVYGAGFELGRRVRELLGEAGARRAVVLGYAETATGLGHAVADGLGTAPYLHSTRRPVEGVARAGGFEESHSHATSHLLLPEDPDLLAGDVGGARDACGAGDTHDTRDAHDAGDARDAGDVSGAGDVRDAGETYSSDAVLVLVDDEFSTGNTVLNTIRALHERNPRNRYVIVALVDMRSPADHGRLADFAAEIGARVDLVARNSGTVRLPDGVLEKGQGLVTAEEVAQEDERRAGATPRPASGAPRPCARVDLGWPAGVPDGGRHGFTPAHRARLEPALPAMADRIADALDDGARRVLILGFEELMYAPLRLGAALEDRSDIEVRFSTTTRSPVLAVDDPGYAIRTRLVFPAHDDPADGPGDRYAYNVAGAGFDAIVAVVDSTADTPELHAPEGLLAQLAAHTAQVLLAVVPSYMPPEAIPTAATPAAAGESGVPLSSAVSLPSAAPVPSYAPERQDEPRMLPEPLRGPAFSSYAPDEVGWLLQDLSDTELEAPTEEREEAIQSGGAHYAESLPVEYQPSDQYQDLFKAALDLSAARVARAVGTVTETVLAERGPRPVLVSLARAGTPVGVLMRRWARHRHGVDLPHYAVSIVRGRGIDANALRWLAAHHNSADIVFVDGWTGKGAITRELAAAIAEFEDSGGTEGFNPEIAVLADPGGCVRTYGTREDFLIPSACLNSTVSGLISRTVLRSDLVGPEDFHGAKFYRELAGSDVSGHFLDTVADRFGEVADAVDADVKELLTADRAPTWEGWAAVERISEEYGIHDVNLVKPGVGETTRVLLRRVPWKILAKRGAGADLEHIRLLAEQRGVPVEEVAELPYTCVGLIHPKYTRGATGADGRAVESK; this is encoded by the coding sequence ATGAGCGGGCGCACGGCGACGAAAGAGACGGCGAACGTGGTGTGGTCGGGTAGCTGGGTCGCGGAGCGGCTGGGCGTCGAGCTCGTGGGCGACGGCGAACTGCGTGAGCTGCTGGGCCTCGCCCTGCGGCGCAACCCCAAGCGAGCACATCTGCTCGTGTCCCAGGTGCTCGGCAAGCATGTGCCGCAGCACCCCTCGGTGGTCTACGGTGCCGGATTCGAGCTGGGCCGCCGGGTGCGGGAGCTGCTCGGGGAGGCAGGGGCGCGGCGAGCGGTCGTGCTCGGCTACGCGGAGACGGCCACCGGCCTCGGTCACGCGGTCGCCGACGGGCTCGGCACCGCACCGTACCTCCACTCGACGCGACGCCCCGTCGAGGGCGTGGCGCGGGCGGGCGGCTTCGAGGAGTCGCACTCGCACGCCACCTCGCACCTGCTGCTTCCGGAGGACCCGGACCTGCTGGCGGGGGACGTCGGCGGCGCGCGGGATGCCTGCGGCGCGGGTGACACACATGACACACGTGACGCACATGATGCGGGCGACGCACGTGATGCGGGCGACGTGAGTGGCGCGGGCGACGTGAGGGACGCGGGGGAGACGTACTCGTCCGACGCGGTACTCGTGCTCGTCGATGACGAGTTCTCCACCGGCAACACCGTTCTCAACACCATCCGCGCCCTGCACGAGCGCAACCCCCGCAACCGCTACGTCATCGTGGCCCTGGTCGACATGCGCTCGCCGGCCGACCACGGGCGACTGGCCGACTTCGCCGCGGAGATCGGCGCCCGCGTCGACCTGGTGGCGAGGAACTCCGGCACGGTCCGCCTCCCGGACGGCGTCCTGGAGAAGGGGCAGGGGCTGGTCACGGCGGAGGAGGTAGCGCAGGAGGATGAGAGGCGGGCGGGGGCGACACCGCGACCGGCATCCGGCGCCCCCCGCCCTTGCGCCCGGGTGGACCTCGGGTGGCCCGCCGGTGTGCCCGACGGCGGCAGGCACGGCTTCACCCCCGCGCACCGCGCCCGGCTGGAACCGGCGCTCCCCGCCATGGCCGACCGGATCGCCGACGCGCTGGACGACGGGGCGCGCCGCGTGCTGATCCTCGGCTTCGAGGAGCTGATGTACGCACCCCTGCGCCTGGGCGCCGCCCTGGAGGACCGCTCCGACATCGAGGTCCGGTTCTCCACCACGACCCGCTCGCCGGTCCTCGCGGTGGACGACCCGGGCTACGCGATACGCACCCGGCTGGTCTTCCCGGCCCACGACGACCCGGCAGACGGCCCCGGCGACCGGTACGCGTACAACGTCGCGGGCGCAGGGTTCGACGCGATCGTGGCCGTCGTGGACTCCACCGCGGACACACCCGAACTGCACGCCCCCGAAGGACTGCTGGCCCAGCTCGCCGCGCACACCGCCCAGGTCCTGCTCGCGGTCGTCCCCTCGTACATGCCGCCCGAGGCGATACCGACGGCGGCGACACCCGCGGCGGCCGGCGAGTCCGGAGTGCCGCTATCGTCCGCAGTCTCCTTGCCGTCCGCGGCCCCCGTACCGTCGTACGCCCCCGAACGCCAGGATGAACCCCGCATGCTGCCCGAGCCCCTCCGTGGCCCCGCCTTCTCCTCCTACGCGCCGGACGAGGTCGGCTGGCTGCTCCAGGATCTCTCGGACACCGAGCTGGAGGCGCCCACCGAGGAGCGCGAGGAGGCGATACAGAGCGGTGGCGCGCACTACGCCGAGTCGCTGCCCGTCGAGTACCAGCCGTCCGACCAGTACCAGGACCTGTTCAAGGCGGCCCTGGACCTGTCGGCCGCCCGTGTCGCCCGCGCCGTCGGCACCGTCACCGAGACCGTCCTCGCCGAGCGCGGCCCCCGTCCGGTGCTGGTCTCGCTGGCCCGGGCCGGCACCCCCGTCGGCGTCCTGATGCGCCGCTGGGCCCGCCACCGGCACGGCGTCGACCTGCCGCACTACGCCGTCTCGATCGTGCGCGGCCGCGGCATCGACGCCAACGCCCTGCGCTGGCTGGCCGCCCACCACAACTCGGCCGACATCGTCTTCGTCGACGGCTGGACCGGGAAGGGCGCCATCACCCGCGAACTGGCCGCTGCCATAGCCGAGTTCGAGGATTCCGGCGGAACGGAGGGCTTCAACCCGGAGATCGCGGTCCTGGCGGATCCCGGCGGCTGCGTCCGCACGTACGGCACCCGCGAGGACTTCCTGATCCCCTCGGCCTGCCTCAACTCCACGGTGTCCGGCCTGATTTCCCGTACCGTCCTCCGCTCCGACCTGGTCGGACCGGAGGACTTCCACGGTGCGAAGTTCTACCGCGAACTCGCCGGATCCGATGTCTCCGGCCACTTCCTCGACACCGTCGCCGACCGGTTCGGCGAGGTCGCCGACGCGGTCGACGCCGACGTCAAGGAGCTGCTCACCGCCGACCGCGCACCCACGTGGGAGGGCTGGGCCGCGGTGGAGCGCATCAGCGAGGAGTACGGCATCCACGACGTGAACCTGGTCAAGCCGGGCGTCGGCGAGACGACCCGGGTCCTGCTGCGCCGGGTCCCGTGGAAGATCCTCGCCAAGCGCGGCGCGGGCGCGGACCTGGAACACATCAGGCTGCTGGCCGAACAGCGCGGCGTACCGGTCGAGGAGGTCGCCGAACTCCCTTACACCTGCGTCGGGTTGATCCACCCCAAGTACACGCGCGGGGCGACCGGCGCGGACGGCAGGGCGGTGGAGTCCAAGTGA
- a CDS encoding HpcH/HpaI aldolase/citrate lyase family protein, with translation MRHFGHIAPTVRDGLFFQQPCTFDADAPARVLSAALGATLYSPATRPRLADDVIKQAGRGVVSMVLCLEDSIDDSEVAGAEENLVGQFAELDARGGELPLLFIRVREPHQITDLVRRLGDSARLLSGFVLPKFTQERGVPFMEALTKAESTGGRRLFAMPVLESPELLHLESRQEALRKIATTVDSHRDRILALRLGVTDFCSAYGLRRAPDMTAYDVRIVGDVIADVVNVLGRADGTGFTITGPVWEYFRLQERMFKPQLRRSPFLEGRAEELRTALIEHDLDGLLREIELDRANGLLGKTCIHPSHVAPVHALSVVSHEEFSDAQDILRPELVGGGVLRSAYTNKMNEVKPHRAWAERTLQRAEVFGVAREDVGFVELLAASVAE, from the coding sequence ATGCGTCATTTCGGGCATATCGCGCCCACTGTCAGGGACGGCCTGTTCTTCCAGCAGCCGTGCACCTTCGACGCCGACGCACCGGCCCGGGTGCTTTCGGCCGCGCTCGGAGCCACCCTCTACAGCCCGGCCACCCGGCCGAGACTTGCCGACGACGTCATCAAGCAGGCCGGCCGCGGAGTCGTCTCCATGGTGCTGTGCCTGGAGGATTCGATCGACGACTCCGAGGTGGCGGGCGCCGAGGAGAACCTGGTCGGACAGTTCGCCGAACTCGATGCGCGCGGCGGCGAACTGCCCCTGCTCTTCATCCGGGTCAGGGAACCGCACCAGATCACGGACCTGGTGCGCCGACTCGGCGATTCCGCCCGGTTGTTGTCTGGTTTTGTACTTCCGAAGTTCACACAAGAGCGTGGCGTGCCATTCATGGAGGCGCTCACCAAGGCCGAGAGCACCGGCGGCCGGCGGCTCTTCGCCATGCCCGTACTCGAATCGCCCGAGCTGCTCCATCTGGAGAGCCGCCAGGAGGCCCTCCGGAAGATCGCCACCACGGTCGACTCGCACCGGGACCGGATCCTCGCGCTGCGGCTCGGTGTCACCGACTTCTGCTCGGCGTACGGACTGCGCAGGGCGCCCGACATGACGGCGTACGACGTCCGGATCGTCGGCGACGTCATCGCGGACGTCGTCAATGTGCTGGGCCGGGCGGACGGCACGGGCTTCACGATCACCGGACCGGTGTGGGAGTACTTCCGGCTCCAGGAGCGCATGTTCAAGCCACAGCTGCGCCGCAGCCCCTTCCTGGAGGGCCGGGCCGAAGAGCTGCGGACGGCGTTGATCGAGCACGACCTGGACGGTCTGCTGCGGGAGATCGAGCTGGACCGGGCCAACGGCCTGCTCGGCAAGACCTGCATCCACCCGTCGCACGTCGCACCCGTGCACGCGCTGTCGGTGGTCAGTCACGAGGAGTTCAGCGACGCGCAGGACATCCTGCGGCCGGAGCTCGTGGGCGGCGGTGTGCTGCGTTCCGCGTACACGAACAAGATGAACGAAGTGAAGCCGCACCGGGCCTGGGCCGAGCGCACCTTGCAGCGGGCCGAGGTCTTCGGGGTGGCGAGGGAAGACGTGGGCTTCGTGGAACTGCTGGCCGCGAGCGTCGCGGAATGA
- a CDS encoding TerD family protein: MTHAMVKGSNVPLDAMAVRAVLRWTPGAGVPDVDASALLLGSGGRVRSDEDFVFYNQPRHPSGLVRRLPKRSLGEGLTDTIEADLNALDPSVDQVVIAASSDGAAFEHVRDLCIMLFDAATTGGEPLAVFDVRPETGEETAIICGELYRRGDGWKFRAVGQGYPTGLVGLATAFGISVDEAEAAAEPAPTPLPPAPAFPPAPALGPDAQLTVQHQQPAYGYPQPTAAAPAPAPQPAYGYPQPASAQPAYGYPQPAAAAAYAPDPNFVLPPQGPQFIRP, encoded by the coding sequence ATGACGCACGCGATGGTGAAAGGTTCGAACGTCCCACTCGACGCCATGGCCGTACGGGCCGTACTGCGCTGGACCCCGGGCGCCGGGGTCCCCGACGTAGACGCCTCGGCCCTGCTTCTCGGCTCCGGCGGCCGTGTGCGCTCGGACGAGGACTTCGTCTTCTACAACCAGCCCCGTCACCCCTCCGGCCTGGTACGACGGCTGCCGAAGCGGAGCCTCGGCGAGGGGCTGACGGACACCATCGAGGCCGACCTGAACGCGCTCGACCCCTCGGTCGACCAGGTGGTCATCGCCGCGTCCTCCGACGGAGCCGCCTTCGAGCATGTGCGCGATCTGTGCATCATGCTCTTCGACGCGGCGACGACGGGCGGCGAGCCGCTCGCCGTATTCGACGTGCGGCCGGAGACCGGCGAGGAGACCGCGATCATCTGCGGCGAGCTGTACCGGCGCGGCGATGGCTGGAAGTTCCGGGCCGTGGGGCAGGGCTACCCGACCGGACTGGTCGGTCTCGCGACCGCGTTCGGCATCTCGGTCGACGAGGCGGAGGCCGCGGCCGAGCCCGCTCCGACGCCGCTGCCACCCGCTCCCGCGTTCCCGCCCGCTCCGGCCCTCGGGCCGGACGCGCAGCTCACGGTGCAGCACCAGCAGCCCGCGTACGGCTATCCGCAGCCCACCGCGGCCGCTCCCGCACCGGCTCCGCAGCCCGCCTACGGCTACCCCCAGCCGGCCTCCGCGCAGCCCGCGTACGGCTATCCGCAGCCCGCGGCGGCGGCAGCGTACGCGCCGGACCCGAATTTCGTCCTGCCGCCGCAGGGGCCGCAGTTCATACGGCCCTGA
- a CDS encoding TerD family protein gives MAFWDSLWPGRESHFESGSAATNSIVLSRRHATVSLTKQGALTGNLRVNLSWRMRTSDIGGRTQQSSRLLRPFKLFKPEVVQAHTQGMVNVDLDLGCMYELADGTKGVVQPLGNLIGDLNGPPYIRLSGDDRFGAPSGETVYVNLDQRDQIKRLLFFVYIYDQTPAFDRTHAKVTLYPGNGPRIEIELDERAPQARSCAVFTVENVKDELIVRREVKFVYGFQSELDRLYGYGMQWGRGYKSRA, from the coding sequence ATGGCGTTCTGGGACAGTCTGTGGCCGGGGCGGGAATCACACTTCGAGTCGGGCAGCGCGGCCACCAACTCCATCGTGCTCTCCAGGCGGCACGCCACGGTCTCGCTGACCAAACAGGGCGCGCTGACCGGCAATCTCCGCGTCAACCTCTCCTGGCGGATGCGCACCTCGGACATCGGGGGCAGGACACAGCAGAGCAGCCGGCTGCTGCGGCCGTTCAAGCTCTTCAAGCCCGAGGTGGTCCAGGCGCACACCCAGGGCATGGTCAACGTGGACCTGGACCTGGGCTGCATGTACGAGCTGGCGGACGGCACCAAGGGCGTGGTGCAGCCGCTGGGCAACCTGATCGGCGATCTGAACGGGCCGCCGTACATCAGGCTCAGCGGGGACGACCGCTTCGGGGCGCCGTCCGGGGAGACGGTCTACGTCAACCTCGACCAGCGCGACCAGATCAAGCGGCTGCTGTTCTTCGTCTACATCTACGACCAGACGCCGGCCTTCGACCGTACGCACGCCAAGGTGACGCTCTACCCGGGCAACGGGCCGCGCATCGAGATCGAACTGGACGAACGGGCCCCGCAGGCCCGCTCGTGCGCCGTGTTCACGGTGGAGAACGTCAAGGACGAACTGATCGTGCGGCGCGAGGTGAAATTCGTGTACGGCTTCCAGTCGGAGCTGGACCGGCTGTACGGCTACGGCATGCAGTGGGGGCGCGGCTACAAGTCCCGCGCTTAG